Proteins found in one Brevibacillus brevis genomic segment:
- a CDS encoding DUF2935 domain-containing protein, which produces MTNVFVDRSLEEIRFWSRIMKEHSLFLKLGFNCEDTKLIEEANRFYSIFEEIENQSLAFSSDIDPQRIYDFNQLVHNAVSYIWVFKRKVLGLIIHCKIGGNNFPLLVDHVSREAAYFRNRLEQLNTGNLDPLPDAVINENVFFLRIMADHAKFINHLLDPSERKLVDQAREFSHDFDQLLFQAQDLDSMRPQSQTKPLLNQFVDQNRVSVRQLRDFKKTARDLIEECKIKSIIPPLLADHVFREASHFLEILDAFEVSLTHAK; this is translated from the coding sequence ATGACAAATGTTTTTGTTGATCGATCATTAGAGGAAATACGTTTTTGGTCTCGTATCATGAAAGAACACTCCCTGTTTCTCAAATTGGGCTTTAACTGCGAAGACACAAAATTGATTGAAGAAGCGAATCGCTTTTACAGTATTTTTGAAGAAATTGAAAACCAATCACTTGCCTTTTCTTCTGACATCGACCCTCAACGAATCTATGACTTTAATCAGCTTGTTCACAATGCCGTTTCCTATATTTGGGTTTTCAAACGCAAAGTACTCGGACTTATTATTCATTGCAAAATCGGTGGTAACAACTTTCCGCTGTTGGTCGATCATGTGAGCAGGGAAGCTGCCTATTTTCGGAATCGATTAGAACAATTGAATACGGGAAACCTTGATCCCTTACCAGATGCGGTGATTAATGAAAATGTCTTTTTCCTACGAATCATGGCTGACCATGCGAAATTTATTAACCATTTGCTCGATCCTTCCGAAAGAAAGCTAGTGGATCAAGCTAGAGAATTCAGCCATGATTTTGATCAATTATTGTTCCAAGCTCAGGATCTTGATTCCATGCGTCCCCAGTCTCAAACGAAACCGTTACTGAATCAATTTGTCGATCAAAATCGTGTATCTGTCCGCCAATTGCGTGACTTCAAAAAAACAGCTCGTGATCTCATTGAGGAATGCAAAATAAAGAGCATAATCCCCCCATTGCTCGCTGACCATGTATTTAGAGAAGCCTCGCATTTTTTAGAGATTTTAGATGCCTTTGAAGTATCCCTTACACACGCAAAGTAG
- a CDS encoding DUF2935 domain-containing protein, with protein MNEPLRESMLFEHRFWLQILGDHARFIFQSLAPNEEQEIERAVYFIVSFDNLLDNARQNLSSDELHALNQQASELTQQLRDFKLHILERHLISKISISLPPTFMNHMVNELEEYERILHAFLSGSLPPANHPVELHLLWLSDAVGHAATITSLLDMVEKDYQLKSEQFTKQFEHFYLKAVELAGYLRTNLNNFPALRRFNHQAEMEMKLFQVFLHELEEMRMRDELLGVLSPLMADHMSREECYYLMKLSEVSDVPSPDCFPTRPRIE; from the coding sequence GTGAATGAACCTTTAAGAGAAAGTATGTTGTTTGAGCATCGTTTTTGGCTACAAATTCTGGGCGATCATGCCCGCTTTATTTTTCAATCACTCGCTCCGAATGAAGAGCAGGAAATTGAAAGAGCCGTATACTTCATCGTGTCATTCGATAACTTGCTGGATAACGCCAGGCAGAATCTGTCTTCCGATGAACTGCACGCACTCAACCAGCAGGCAAGTGAACTCACGCAGCAACTGCGCGATTTTAAACTCCACATTCTGGAAAGGCATCTCATCAGTAAAATATCGATCAGTCTTCCCCCAACGTTTATGAACCACATGGTCAATGAACTAGAAGAGTATGAACGAATTTTGCATGCTTTTCTCTCCGGAAGCTTGCCACCTGCCAATCACCCGGTAGAGCTCCATCTTTTGTGGCTATCCGATGCGGTCGGGCATGCAGCCACCATCACTTCCCTTTTGGACATGGTGGAAAAAGACTATCAGCTTAAAAGTGAACAATTTACCAAACAGTTCGAGCATTTTTACCTAAAAGCGGTGGAATTAGCCGGGTATCTCCGAACAAACTTGAATAACTTCCCGGCATTACGCCGTTTTAACCATCAAGCAGAAATGGAAATGAAGCTTTTTCAGGTATTTTTGCATGAATTGGAAGAGATGCGGATGCGTGATGAATTGCTTGGAGTTTTATCCCCGCTCATGGCCGACCATATGTCTCGAGAAGAATGCTACTATTTGATGAAGCTATCTGAGGTTTCCGACGTGCCGTCACCAGACTGTTTCCCCACCAGACCGCGAATCGAGTAA
- a CDS encoding DUF1648 domain-containing protein, with amino-acid sequence MKRPIKNIPKTGSEWLWDVVGCLFFVGSLFFLVFVWNKLPDEVPAHYNALGEVDRWGSKWELLLLPGIGVFIVFLMKVLEKHPELHNYPARFSESNAEQFYLHSRKIVNQIKNSCLIIFSVILLESVSIAQGWGGGFGKWFLPITIIGMIVLLVIGIVKQKKIQ; translated from the coding sequence ATGAAGAGACCAATCAAAAATATACCAAAGACAGGCAGCGAATGGCTATGGGATGTAGTTGGTTGTTTATTTTTCGTAGGATCGCTATTCTTTTTAGTCTTTGTATGGAATAAGCTTCCTGACGAGGTGCCTGCCCATTACAATGCTTTGGGGGAAGTAGATCGCTGGGGCTCAAAATGGGAACTGCTTCTTTTACCCGGGATTGGCGTCTTTATTGTTTTCCTCATGAAGGTACTCGAAAAACATCCAGAGCTCCATAACTATCCGGCACGCTTCTCTGAATCGAATGCCGAGCAGTTTTATTTGCACAGTCGAAAAATCGTGAACCAAATAAAAAATAGTTGCTTAATCATTTTTTCCGTAATCCTGTTGGAGTCAGTTTCTATTGCTCAAGGATGGGGAGGCGGCTTTGGGAAGTGGTTTCTGCCGATCACCATCATTGGGATGATCGTTCTGCTTGTAATAGGAATCGTGAAACAAAAAAAGATTCAATGA
- a CDS encoding DMT family transporter, with translation MKGIIFAILGGVFITLQGVANARISQDIGTWQTATLTQLTGFLTALVLLLFFRDGKWQAYRRVKPLYLTGGAFAAFIIFSNVTAIQHIGVTMTISALLIAQLSLTFLIDSNGWFGVDQQKMRLPHFIGIGMMILGVLILRA, from the coding sequence ATGAAAGGAATTATTTTTGCTATTTTGGGCGGTGTTTTCATTACCTTGCAAGGTGTAGCGAACGCAAGAATCAGTCAAGATATTGGTACTTGGCAGACCGCGACACTTACGCAGTTAACGGGCTTCCTCACGGCTTTAGTACTCCTGTTGTTTTTTCGAGATGGAAAATGGCAGGCATACAGGCGAGTGAAACCGTTATATTTGACAGGTGGGGCATTCGCTGCGTTTATCATTTTTAGCAATGTTACGGCTATCCAGCATATCGGGGTAACCATGACGATTTCAGCTCTCTTGATTGCGCAGTTAAGCCTGACTTTTCTCATTGATAGCAATGGGTGGTTTGGTGTCGATCAACAAAAGATGAGGTTGCCGCATTTTATCGGGATCGGGATGATGATTCTGGGTGTGCTGATTCTGAGGGCCTGA
- a CDS encoding Crp/Fnr family transcriptional regulator, producing MKEIENRELLQQYLHDHQLATVFHEPFLPHLSLYQFDQGELICAQGEATCHLYVLVKGKVKIFTTSPEGKTLILSFKKPLEVIGDIEYVRGISYLNSVEAASSVQMIGIHYRWLKKYGTDYAPLLQFLLQIITNKFCVKSNTLSINLLYPVEVRFARYLLSVSIEEWNPANKEQIRTSNLLDAANMIGTSYRHLNRVIQQFCKEGLIERANGFLLIKDREGLAKMASETPNE from the coding sequence ATGAAGGAAATCGAAAATCGTGAGCTTTTGCAACAATATCTCCATGACCATCAGTTAGCGACTGTCTTTCATGAGCCTTTTCTGCCGCATTTGTCCTTGTACCAATTTGATCAAGGAGAGCTCATTTGTGCCCAGGGTGAAGCGACCTGTCACCTGTATGTTTTGGTGAAGGGCAAAGTAAAGATTTTTACGACTTCCCCTGAAGGAAAAACACTGATCCTTTCTTTTAAAAAGCCGCTTGAAGTGATCGGAGATATTGAGTATGTCAGAGGGATTTCTTATCTTAATTCGGTTGAAGCGGCCTCGTCTGTTCAGATGATCGGGATTCATTATCGCTGGTTGAAAAAATACGGGACAGACTACGCTCCACTCCTGCAATTTTTACTGCAAATCATTACGAATAAATTTTGTGTGAAGTCCAATACATTAAGCATCAACCTTCTGTACCCAGTAGAAGTACGTTTCGCTCGTTATTTGTTGTCCGTTTCGATAGAGGAGTGGAATCCTGCCAACAAAGAGCAGATCCGTACAAGCAATCTCTTGGATGCAGCGAATATGATTGGAACGAGCTACAGACATTTGAATCGGGTCATTCAACAGTTCTGCAAGGAGGGACTGATTGAGCGTGCCAATGGATTCCTTCTGATCAAGGATAGGGAAGGTTTAGCTAAAATGGCGAGCGAGACTCCGAACGAATAA
- a CDS encoding DMT family transporter, whose protein sequence is MVVGLFFALLAGLLVSLQNIFNRKVSEQAGTWSTTTLVLGMGFLSSLTMGLIFEGNQLFSFRAMQTWYWFSGMIGVGVVFCLVQGMRLLGPTYAISIVLTAQLGFALWSDSIGWLGLVQVPMTFTQLFGVLVIVGGVIVFKLGGEWQQKRSISKM, encoded by the coding sequence ATGGTAGTCGGGCTATTCTTCGCGTTACTGGCTGGCTTGTTGGTCAGCCTGCAAAATATTTTCAACAGGAAAGTAAGTGAACAGGCAGGAACGTGGTCTACGACAACTCTCGTGCTTGGGATGGGATTTCTGTCGTCTTTGACGATGGGTCTTATTTTTGAAGGCAATCAGTTGTTTTCGTTTCGAGCTATGCAGACGTGGTACTGGTTCAGTGGCATGATCGGCGTTGGGGTGGTCTTTTGCCTGGTACAAGGAATGAGACTGCTTGGCCCAACGTATGCTATTTCCATTGTTCTCACTGCCCAGCTCGGTTTTGCTTTGTGGTCGGATTCAATCGGCTGGCTAGGGTTGGTTCAAGTGCCGATGACATTTACGCAATTGTTTGGAGTTTTGGTCATTGTCGGGGGTGTCATTGTATTTAAACTAGGTGGCGAATGGCAACAGAAACGCTCCATAAGTAAGATGTAA
- a CDS encoding CarD family transcriptional regulator, which yields MFQVGDKVFYPMHGAGVIEAMEEKEFLGEKHLYYVLNMMLKELNIMVPVEKMSALGIRKVVEANILENVLAAMREGQRDTALNAAQRYKLHTEKMKSGDIYEQSEVIRDLFGMSKEKVLGTSDKVMLDNAQQLFISEIELVKDVDTEQATEMLKQAICPEEMSEIVP from the coding sequence ATGTTTCAAGTTGGAGACAAGGTTTTTTATCCGATGCACGGGGCAGGCGTAATCGAGGCGATGGAGGAGAAAGAGTTTCTGGGTGAAAAACACCTCTATTATGTGCTCAACATGATGCTGAAAGAGTTAAACATCATGGTCCCGGTTGAAAAGATGTCCGCTCTGGGTATTCGAAAGGTGGTTGAAGCCAACATTCTCGAGAATGTTTTGGCCGCCATGCGAGAGGGGCAACGCGACACCGCCTTGAATGCAGCGCAGCGCTACAAGCTTCATACAGAAAAAATGAAGAGTGGCGATATTTACGAGCAATCTGAGGTCATCCGCGATTTGTTTGGAATGAGTAAAGAAAAAGTATTGGGAACGAGTGACAAAGTGATGCTGGATAATGCGCAGCAGCTCTTCATTAGTGAGATTGAACTGGTAAAAGACGTAGATACGGAACAGGCAACAGAAATGCTAAAGCAAGCTATTTGCCCAGAAGAAATGTCTGAGATTGTCCCATAA
- a CDS encoding GNAT family N-acetyltransferase, with translation MTTVRRIHPEDLPAFLAYPDHPASVRDDIAAYLDKMFTQGAMRQDWCFVLEVQGEIAGRLAFWTLPGSKEATDLVLWELPWKETECPSLAAHFLREVFTLMAGNLTEKIGYVLDSPSSSPQWQTDHQEQRNVLEALGFRISRETNRFEWHAPIEATAIPSNKTHDPIVYRTLPEVGEAAFVDAILRVSQFTHDQQITEERLKKGPRTQAQEMFQDLQHMKYEPEWWQLAYTAKNELIGFLMPTVSPTFATIGYIGVLPEQRGHGYIDQLLKQATDVLVQSGETYIRADTDIKNTPMAKAFLRAGYHQFASRQEFTLDRGLLL, from the coding sequence TTGACCACCGTTCGCCGTATCCACCCGGAGGATTTACCTGCATTTCTTGCCTACCCGGATCACCCTGCATCCGTGCGGGATGATATCGCTGCTTACCTCGATAAAATGTTCACACAAGGAGCCATGCGTCAGGACTGGTGCTTCGTTCTGGAGGTACAAGGTGAGATCGCTGGTCGTCTTGCTTTCTGGACATTGCCTGGCAGTAAAGAGGCGACTGATTTGGTATTGTGGGAGCTTCCATGGAAAGAGACAGAATGCCCTTCGCTCGCAGCTCATTTCTTACGCGAAGTCTTCACGCTCATGGCAGGAAACCTCACGGAGAAAATCGGCTATGTTCTGGATTCACCTTCCTCCTCTCCCCAATGGCAAACGGATCACCAAGAGCAAAGAAATGTTCTGGAAGCGCTTGGCTTTCGGATTAGCCGGGAAACAAACCGATTCGAATGGCATGCTCCGATTGAGGCAACTGCTATACCGTCAAACAAAACGCATGATCCGATTGTGTACCGCACTCTTCCTGAGGTTGGCGAGGCTGCATTTGTGGATGCCATCTTGCGTGTCTCGCAATTCACCCATGATCAACAAATAACAGAGGAGCGCTTGAAAAAAGGCCCTCGAACACAGGCACAGGAAATGTTCCAAGATTTGCAACATATGAAATACGAACCGGAATGGTGGCAACTTGCCTATACGGCAAAAAATGAGCTCATTGGATTTTTGATGCCTACGGTCAGCCCTACCTTTGCTACGATTGGATACATCGGTGTTCTCCCCGAGCAAAGAGGACACGGTTATATTGATCAATTGCTGAAACAGGCCACAGACGTTCTTGTACAATCTGGCGAAACTTACATCCGCGCGGATACCGATATAAAAAACACGCCAATGGCCAAAGCCTTTTTACGTGCTGGATACCACCAGTTTGCCAGTCGCCAAGAATTTACCCTGGATCGTGGCCTGTTGCTCTGA
- a CDS encoding CapA family protein, which produces MKKKATIAAVGDILMWKEQVATARLPGTDQFTFTDMFHPVTPILSAADLTIGNLETTFSGKTQPYQIGSARTGYPRFNCPDELARDLKASGFDVLTTVNNHCLDGGVTGLCRTLDVLDRYKLAHTGTYRSLEEANTYLIKEVNGIRIALLAYTYGTNKQVIPAHTPWIVRLLHLDTILSDLRKVRPHVDVVIISLHFGIEFRYTPTTRQRQLVQSLLDNGADVILGAHPHVLQPVVTPSIMTPHGTKRQTLVAYSLGNFTSEKMLSFDQSQCGAILRFTVEKDERNQVSLEQISVIPTFSQRYVSQGRVCFRVIPMRSYLKSPDLYVRPLQRKKLQLLWSRATRIIGRARGVLIE; this is translated from the coding sequence ATGAAAAAGAAGGCCACCATCGCCGCTGTAGGCGACATCCTGATGTGGAAAGAGCAGGTGGCAACTGCCAGACTGCCTGGTACAGATCAATTCACTTTTACAGATATGTTTCACCCCGTGACACCGATTCTCTCAGCGGCAGATCTCACAATAGGCAATTTAGAAACCACTTTTTCCGGGAAAACACAGCCCTATCAAATCGGTTCGGCACGAACCGGTTACCCTCGCTTCAACTGTCCAGATGAATTGGCTCGGGACTTGAAAGCATCTGGATTTGACGTATTGACTACAGTGAATAATCACTGTCTGGATGGCGGAGTAACCGGACTATGCCGAACCCTTGATGTTTTGGATCGATACAAGCTTGCCCATACCGGAACCTATCGAAGCCTTGAGGAGGCAAATACCTACCTGATCAAGGAGGTAAACGGCATTCGCATCGCCCTGCTTGCTTACACCTACGGGACAAACAAGCAGGTGATCCCCGCTCATACACCATGGATCGTCCGACTGCTTCATCTTGACACAATATTATCCGACCTGAGAAAAGTTCGTCCTCACGTCGATGTTGTGATCATCTCCCTTCATTTTGGGATTGAATTCCGCTATACACCGACGACGCGCCAGCGGCAGCTCGTACAAAGCCTGCTCGACAACGGTGCTGATGTCATCCTCGGGGCTCACCCACATGTTCTGCAGCCTGTTGTCACCCCGAGTATCATGACTCCTCACGGGACAAAGAGACAAACACTAGTCGCGTATTCTTTGGGCAATTTTACATCAGAGAAAATGCTCTCGTTTGATCAATCCCAGTGCGGAGCAATCCTGCGATTTACCGTCGAAAAAGATGAGAGGAATCAGGTTTCACTCGAGCAAATTTCGGTCATTCCGACGTTTTCGCAACGGTATGTAAGTCAAGGACGTGTATGCTTTCGCGTCATCCCCATGCGTTCCTACCTGAAAAGCCCTGATCTGTATGTGCGCCCCCTGCAGAGAAAAAAGCTCCAGTTGCTATGGAGTCGCGCCACCCGCATCATAGGTAGGGCGCGGGGCGTATTGATTGAATAA
- a CDS encoding UDP-N-acetylmuramoyl-tripeptide--D-alanyl-D-alanine ligase, giving the protein MIYTILNLRMPTYKSMYNKNFLGNTRAHTKRIRDEHKAVVLEYGIYRSGHLRQHCKIIQPSMGVITNIGTAHIGNFGGDARRLALAKTELIRHMKPTGTIFLNWDCPYSREFIQQPYLGSFTGKIVTFGKEQEADYKAGRTKIEGNGFRFECSLRGEKESFFVPIPGEHNLYNALAAIAVAHTMGIPVDDIRRGLSQFRGQRKRLTSYRLANNIQVLDDTFSSNPDAAKAAIDVLSQVGHTTKIAVLASMLEMGKYDVKGHEDVGKYLSQKNVDYLYTLGSSARYIARAAIRSGFPANRVRHCLSKAGLHRRLAKQLQPNTAFLVKGSNRLKMGETVQFLCRVTAKQSTGKR; this is encoded by the coding sequence ATGATCTACACCATCCTGAATCTGCGCATGCCCACATATAAATCGATGTACAACAAGAACTTCCTGGGAAATACAAGAGCGCATACCAAAAGAATTCGGGACGAGCACAAGGCCGTTGTGCTTGAGTATGGAATTTATCGAAGCGGTCATTTGCGACAGCACTGCAAAATCATCCAGCCGTCGATGGGAGTCATCACGAATATTGGCACGGCTCATATCGGAAATTTTGGCGGAGATGCCAGACGGCTGGCATTAGCAAAAACGGAGTTAATTCGCCATATGAAACCCACGGGAACCATTTTTCTGAATTGGGATTGTCCTTATTCTCGCGAGTTTATTCAACAGCCTTACCTAGGGTCGTTCACGGGAAAAATCGTGACATTTGGCAAGGAGCAGGAGGCGGACTATAAGGCGGGGCGAACGAAAATAGAAGGCAATGGGTTTCGATTCGAATGTTCTTTGCGTGGAGAAAAGGAGTCATTTTTTGTTCCTATTCCTGGCGAGCATAATTTATACAACGCATTGGCTGCTATCGCAGTTGCACATACGATGGGGATTCCCGTCGATGACATTCGTCGCGGGTTGAGTCAGTTTCGCGGACAGCGAAAACGCCTTACCAGCTATCGGCTCGCGAATAACATTCAGGTGCTGGATGATACCTTTAGCTCGAATCCGGATGCGGCCAAGGCAGCGATTGATGTGTTAAGTCAAGTCGGGCATACCACAAAGATCGCCGTTCTCGCCAGTATGCTGGAAATGGGCAAATACGATGTGAAAGGTCACGAGGATGTCGGGAAATATTTGAGTCAAAAAAATGTAGACTACTTGTATACGCTGGGAAGTAGTGCCAGGTATATTGCAAGAGCAGCGATTCGCTCCGGATTTCCGGCAAATCGGGTGAGGCATTGCTTAAGTAAGGCAGGCCTGCATCGGCGTCTAGCAAAACAGCTGCAGCCAAATACAGCCTTTCTCGTAAAAGGATCAAATCGGTTGAAAATGGGAGAGACTGTACAATTTTTGTGCAGGGTAACTGCGAAGCAAAGCACTGGAAAAAGATAA
- a CDS encoding transporter has translation MSYQFPPGGRDGSPGFPGSPGSPGGFPPPPPGPPPSRTPSAPGARGYGGTRRIDAGGFYPCLYRYTYVWLRNGRSFWFYPVYVSRHSVTGYRWRGYRWEYYGTDLDRIAYFTC, from the coding sequence ATGTCATATCAATTTCCCCCTGGCGGCCGAGATGGTTCCCCAGGTTTTCCAGGCTCCCCCGGATCACCGGGAGGATTTCCCCCTCCACCACCAGGTCCTCCACCGAGCAGGACGCCAAGTGCACCGGGAGCAAGAGGCTATGGCGGAACACGCCGGATTGATGCTGGCGGATTCTATCCCTGTTTATATCGTTACACGTACGTGTGGTTGCGAAATGGTCGTTCTTTTTGGTTTTACCCCGTCTATGTCAGTCGTCACTCTGTAACCGGCTATCGCTGGAGAGGGTATCGATGGGAGTATTACGGGACAGACTTGGATCGAATCGCTTATTTTACATGTTAA
- a CDS encoding FixH family protein: protein MKRTMILLLSMLMLLLAACGKENEQQAFQPGAPVKAAFTLEPKELVAGDTVTFSVKVTHDGQPVDDAKEVKFEWWKDGQEKHETIPASLQGDGVYTAQQTINEPGSYFVYYHVTARDFHNMQKTPFTVNSKTGATPSSPQADAGQSHDHGAAGHANVETVDYHFSPADNIQVATPSALTVHLMKDNKALDKATVKFEFWLGNDEKHSFVDATETAAGQYEASAQFPAAGDYTVKVHVEKGDIHDHKDFSLSIK from the coding sequence ATGAAACGTACGATGATTTTGCTCTTATCCATGCTTATGCTCCTTTTGGCCGCTTGTGGAAAAGAAAACGAGCAACAAGCTTTTCAACCCGGAGCTCCCGTTAAGGCTGCCTTTACATTGGAACCAAAGGAGCTCGTAGCGGGCGACACAGTTACCTTCTCCGTTAAAGTCACACACGATGGCCAACCCGTGGATGATGCCAAGGAAGTAAAATTCGAATGGTGGAAAGATGGGCAAGAAAAGCATGAAACGATCCCGGCTTCTCTGCAAGGAGACGGTGTCTACACGGCCCAACAAACCATTAACGAGCCAGGCTCTTATTTTGTCTACTACCATGTAACAGCACGAGATTTCCACAACATGCAGAAGACCCCGTTTACCGTAAACAGCAAGACTGGGGCGACGCCATCTTCCCCTCAAGCTGACGCAGGTCAGTCACACGATCATGGGGCAGCAGGTCACGCGAATGTTGAGACCGTTGATTATCATTTCTCTCCAGCCGACAATATTCAAGTCGCAACACCATCTGCTCTCACTGTTCATCTGATGAAAGACAACAAAGCGTTGGACAAAGCGACAGTCAAATTCGAGTTCTGGCTGGGAAATGACGAGAAGCACAGCTTTGTTGATGCAACGGAAACTGCGGCAGGCCAGTATGAAGCCAGCGCACAATTCCCTGCTGCGGGGGATTATACAGTGAAGGTCCATGTGGAAAAAGGAGACATTCATGATCACAAGGATTTCTCACTCTCCATAAAATAA
- a CDS encoding SCO family protein, whose protein sequence is MNIAPATAIRIRRLLLLLPVLVLVALVASWVWFGPKNAQAKLPDDVTLQTIDGQSYSLAPQKKTFRLVELIYTRCPDICPTTTVKMVQLQKRLLEANLMGQDVEFLTITIDPQNDTPDVMRYYAKQLGIQEQGWTLLRGDDETIKTVTNSLGFFANKMDDGFISHTSSTYLVDDNNTVIQKFGMGDDFDPEQIYQELLKLKKEG, encoded by the coding sequence GTGAATATCGCCCCTGCTACCGCTATCCGAATCAGACGGTTGCTCTTGTTGTTACCCGTCCTTGTCCTTGTTGCTCTTGTCGCTTCTTGGGTTTGGTTCGGGCCCAAAAACGCCCAGGCGAAATTGCCTGATGATGTGACTCTGCAAACTATCGATGGACAATCCTATTCGCTAGCACCGCAAAAGAAAACATTTCGCTTGGTGGAGCTGATTTATACCCGTTGCCCGGATATTTGTCCCACGACAACGGTAAAAATGGTTCAACTGCAAAAGCGTTTGCTCGAAGCAAACCTGATGGGGCAAGACGTTGAGTTTTTGACCATCACGATTGATCCGCAAAACGACACCCCTGATGTCATGCGCTACTATGCCAAGCAGTTGGGGATTCAAGAACAAGGCTGGACCTTGCTTCGGGGTGATGACGAAACGATCAAAACGGTTACAAATTCGCTCGGCTTTTTTGCCAATAAGATGGATGATGGGTTTATCTCTCATACATCGAGTACGTATCTCGTGGATGATAACAATACCGTCATTCAAAAATTTGGCATGGGCGACGACTTCGATCCCGAACAAATTTATCAGGAATTGTTGAAATTGAAAAAGGAGGGGTAA
- the ctaG gene encoding cytochrome c oxidase assembly factor CtaG: MTLTYFTETFGFRATWNPELILLTFLIGLAYFSLTGPLRQTFQDSTPVTRKQKTFFTLGLLGFYFSMGSPLNVAGHFLFSAHMLQQSLLYLVMPLLLLAGTPSWLIRSLFYRRGLKLFMRIASHPIPAILMFNALFSFYHMPVILDLAMNNLALHNLIHLLLLVTAILMWMPVVAPIPEIHRLSELQKLAYIFANGVLITPACALIIFSATPLYATYVDGPSMLCAPFFSTPIDKSMFAVPLLPLDDQRLGGIVMKLMQELTYGVVLAYIFSTWYRKEKNQEEDGLITP; the protein is encoded by the coding sequence ATGACCCTCACTTATTTCACTGAAACCTTTGGCTTTCGGGCGACATGGAATCCAGAGCTGATTCTTTTGACTTTCTTGATCGGTCTGGCTTATTTTTCACTAACCGGACCATTACGCCAAACTTTTCAAGACTCCACACCTGTCACACGCAAGCAAAAGACTTTTTTCACGCTCGGCTTACTTGGTTTTTACTTTAGTATGGGGAGTCCCTTGAACGTAGCCGGGCATTTTTTGTTTAGTGCCCATATGTTGCAGCAATCGTTGCTTTATCTTGTCATGCCCTTGCTGCTCTTGGCAGGGACCCCGTCATGGTTGATCCGTTCCCTGTTTTATCGCCGGGGGCTCAAGCTTTTCATGCGCATAGCGAGTCACCCGATACCTGCTATTCTCATGTTTAATGCCCTGTTCTCGTTTTACCATATGCCTGTTATTTTAGACCTGGCAATGAACAACCTGGCCCTGCATAATTTGATTCATTTACTGCTTTTGGTGACTGCAATTTTGATGTGGATGCCTGTTGTCGCACCGATACCGGAAATTCACCGTCTGTCGGAACTGCAAAAGCTTGCCTACATTTTTGCGAACGGCGTTTTGATTACGCCTGCATGCGCACTGATTATTTTTTCAGCAACACCTTTGTATGCAACATATGTAGACGGTCCTTCCATGCTCTGCGCTCCATTCTTTTCCACGCCGATCGATAAATCGATGTTTGCCGTTCCACTGCTCCCTCTGGACGATCAACGGCTGGGTGGAATCGTGATGAAGCTCATGCAGGAGCTGACGTACGGAGTCGTCCTGGCTTACATTTTCTCTACCTGGTATCGAAAAGAAAAGAATCAGGAAGAGGACGGCCTCATAACGCCATAG